The following DNA comes from Cellulophaga sp. HaHa_2_95.
GGAAATGATATTGGTGCTTATTTAGTAGCGCAAGTTGAGGAAATTATTGGGTTTAATGTAATCAAAGGGTTTTTAAATCTGGTAATTAGCGACCCATATTACTTGGCAGATTTTAAAATGATTGATGCGAATTCAACTTTTGGCCATGTAGCTCCAGATGCAGCAAACGCTGTTATGGTAGAATATTCTTCACCAAATACAAACAAGCCCTTGCATTTAGGGCATATCAGAAATAATTTATTAGGTTATTCTGTTGCGGAAATATTAAAAGCATCAGGAAAAAAAGTATATAAAACCCAAATTATTAATGACCGAGGAATCCATATTTGTAAAAGTATGTTGGCTTGGCAGAAGTTTGGAAAAGGAGAAACTCCTGAAAGTACTGGTTTGAAGGGTGATAAGTTGGTGGGAAACTATTACGTAGCCTTTGATAAAGCTTATAAGGAAGAGGTTGCTAATTTAATAGCTAATGGAACGGTTAAAGAAGTTGCAGAAAAAGAAGCGCCAATTTTAGTAGAAGCACAACAAATGCTTTTAAAATGGGAAGCTGGAGATGAGGATGTTGTAGCGCTTTGGAGGACTATGAATCAATGGGTGTATGCAGGATTTGAAGTTACATATAAAAATTTAGGAGTAGATTTTGATACCTTATATTATGAGAGTGACACCTATTTACTAGGAAAAGATGTTGTTGCTGCTGGCTTAGAAAAAGGAGTTTTCTTTAAAAAAGAAGATGGTAGTGTTTGGATAGATTTGACAGACGAAGGTCTTGATGAAAAGATTGTATTGCGTTCAGACGGTACGGCAGTCTATATGACTCAAGATATTGGTACGGCTATACAACGGGTAAAAGACCATCCTGATGTCAGTGGTATGGTGTATACCGTTGGGAATGAGCAAGATTATCACTTTAAAGTGTTGTTTTTAATTTTAAAGAAATTAGGTTTCTCTTGGTCAGAAAATTTATTCCATTTGAGTTATGGGATGGTAGATTTGCCAAGTGGAAAAATGAAAAGTAGAGAGGGCACGGTTGTAGATGCAGATGATTTAATGCAAGATATGACAACTACTGCTGGTGAAATTTCTCAAGAATTAGGAAAACTTGAAGATTATTCTGCTGATGAAAAGCAAGATTTATATAAAATGATTGGCTTGGGGGCTTTAAAATATTACATTTTAAAAGTAGATCCTAAAAAGCGAATTTTGTTTAATCCTGAAGAATCCGTAGATTTTCAAGGAAATACAGGTCCGTTTATTCAGTATACCTATGCAAGGATACAATCTATTTTACGCAAGGCAGATGAATTAAAGTTGAATGGTTTTGATGGGTTGAAAGAACTTCATGCAAAGGAAAAAGAATTAATTAAACAATTACAGGGATATCCAGAGACCATTCAATTGGCAGCAGCTAATTATAGTCCGGCATTGGTTGCTAATTATACGTATGATTTAGTAAAAGAATTTAACTCATTTTATCAGAATGTATCTATCTTAGGAGAAGAAGATACAGCGAAGAAAGCATTTAGAGTGCAATTATCTAAAAAGGTAAGTGATGTTATACAGTCTTCTTTTAAATTATTGGGAATAGAAGTTCCTCAACGTATGTAAATTAAAGTAAGAAATATGTGGATACCTGTTTTGGTTATCATTGTAATAGCCGCATATTTCTTATATGTTTTGCGTTATGCTTATCGCATATATTTCACGCAATTAGACCCATTAACCATTTCAGAAAAGAAAATTATTCTTAATAATTTTCCAGTCTATAAAAAGTTATCAAATAAACAGAAGCAGAAATTTGAGTATCGTTTGCTTCGGTTTAGGAGAGATAAGCAATTTGTCTTTCATGGTTTGACACCGCGGCAAGAAGATATGGCGTTGCTTCTTAGTGCTACAGCTACTATTTTAACCTTGGGCTTGAAAAGATATAAGATTCCCGCTATAGAGCGTCTAATTATCTACCCAAATCAATATTTTTCTAAACTTAATCGTCAGAACCATATTGGAGAATATAATCCGGGATTAAAAACCATTGTTTTTTCTGCAGAACATGTAAAGCAAGGGTTTGATATTCCTAACGATAATAAAAATCTAGGGGTTCATGAGTTTGCTCATGCTTTAAGTTTTAATGCCGTGTTAGAACGTAATCTTGAGAATAGGAATTTTAGAAAATATATGGATCTTTTAGCCTCCGTGTATAGTTCTACTTTATTTCAGCAGAAATTTAAAGAAAGCACTTATTTTAGAGCCTATAGCAAAACCAATGTTCAGGAGTTTTTTGCTGTTGCTGTAGAAAATTATGTAGAAACCCCTTTAGAATTTAGGCAAGAGTTTCCTGAGATATATTTGATTCTGAGAAAGATGCTGAATTTTGATTTTCAGAAACCTTTTGAGGTGTAATTAGAAGAACATTCGAAAACTGAAATTAGGAGTAATTCCCAGCGAAACACTTTCTACGGTTTCTATTTCATCTTGGTCATTTAATCGGTAGTATCTATTCAGGATGTTTTTATGGTCTAGTATATTCAACAGCGATGCGCCAACAGATGCTTTTATATTTTGGCTGATTTTAAAATCATAAATTGCAGATGCATCTACGCGTAGATATTCTGGTAACCTACTGTTGTTGGAGTCTTCGTAATTGATAGTATTCGGGAAAACTAAGGTATTTATGGCGTTTCCGTTTTCTTGTGGCTTTGTGTAGGGTCTTCCCGTTCTGTAATTAAGGCCAAGACCTAGTTTTAGGTGTTCATAGCTGTAGGTGCTTGCAAAAGTGATAGTATGCCTGATATCTAAATTATTAGGAAATGTAGTAGGGTTTAAGAGGTCAAACGAATAATCATTTTTATTATACGTATAGGTTAGCCAGTTACTGAGATCCCTTGTTTTTTGGTTGATTAAGAATTCGACTCCTCTTGCGGCATAGGTTCCAATTTCCCCATTAAACTGATCTTCATTCTGAAAACCTTGGGTAGTGGTGCTAATACCATCTACATATTTGTAAAACCCTTCTAAGCCAATATAAATCTTGTTTTTATCGTAATTAACGCCTAATGAAACTTGTTTACTTCTGGTAATTGGTAAGTCTTCTTCATTAGACAAAACCCATCTTCGTTTTTCAATTCCTAGAAAATTTTGTTTCAAATCAATGACCTGGTTGGTAGTCTGATTTTTAAATTCACCTTGTAATTCCACCTTAAGGTTACGAATCAATTTATAATTTATATTTACCCGTGGTTCTAGAATAAGCTTTTTAAAAGTGGCTAAGTTTTCTGCATAGTTTGCACGTACACCTGCTCTAGCCCAAAGTTTCTTATTTTCAGAGGCGTAGGTAAGTTCTGAAAATAGGGCGTGCGTTCTAATAACCCCTTTTATATTACTTTTGAACGGGGGTTGCGTTACATTCGTAAAATTTATAATTCCGACTTCTTTAAATTCATATCCATTTTTCCAAGCCAGCTGTTCAGAGAAATGGTAGTTAGATGTTAATTGAATGGCAGTTTCTAATACTTCGTTATTTTGAAGTAACTGCTGACCATTTTCTGAGGTGAAATTTTCAGAGTCTAAATGGTAAGAGGTGTAATAGGTATTTATTTTTGTGGAGAAATTAGAATTCCATGTGCTCTCTAAATAACCACCAATAGAAATATTGGTTTGCATTAATTTACTCTTGGTATTTTCTGTGGTGTTCGTATTTAAAGCAGTATATTCTAATAAATTATTTATGGCAATAAAACTTATACGTGCCTTATGCTTCTGTGAAATATCATATAATAATTTACCTGTAAAATCGTAAAAATAGAAGTCTTCGCTTCTAGCTATATTTTCTTGTTCAGGTTCATTGCCTTTAATTTCGGTATCCTGAAAAGCTCTTTCATAAAACTGATTGTACGTAGGAGTGTTTAAAAGATCAGTGATAGAACGTCTTCCTGAAAATTGAAATGCTAAATTTTCCTTAAAGGGAATTTGGCCATACACATCACCACTTAATAAATTAATTCCTGCGCCACCATATAATTCGCCAGTAATAGTATTCTTTGTTCGCATATCCAAAATACTGCTCACGCCGTCTCCAAAAGCAGCACTTGAGCCATTCTTTATAAGAGTAACTTTATCTGTGAGGTAGGGGTTAAAAGCAGAAATTAAGCCAAAGAAGTGTCCCGATTGATACATTTTTATGCCCTCCCAAAGTATTAAGTTTTGGTCATTAGTACCGCCACGGACATTAATATCAGAAACGGTTTCGTCAATACTTTTTATTCCGGGTAGTGCTTGTACGGTTTGTAGAATATCAGGTTCTATTAGACCGGGGAGAATCCCGAAATCGTCAGTATTTAAAAGAAGACTAGCATCATCTTGTTTCTCTAGTCCAGTAGTTAAAAATTTATAGATAATAACTTCATCTAATTGTTGAATATTTTGAGCTAATGCTATAATTTGACAAGGCCCATCATGTTCTAATTCCTCTGCTTTTATAAACGTGGGTTTAAAACCTACATGTCTAATTTCTAGAATAGAACCTTTTGGGATGTTGTTCAAATAGAATACACCAGTATTATCTGTAATGGTAGTTATACCTTGTTCAAGCACTTTTATCGTGGCGTGGTATAAGGTGTTTTGCTCGAAGTTATCTAGAACTTTTGCGCAAACAGAAATTACCTTTTTGGAAATAGTGTAATACCTCGTGTCTATTTTTTTTAAATCTAAGGGTATTTTTGTTTCAATATAATGTATGGCAGCTTCAAGTTCATTGAATTCTTGAGGAGTAATAGAAAAGGTGTTAATGGTGTTATCTGCAAATGAAAATTTTACAGAAAAGGTTTTTTCTATTTGATTTAAATACGTTCTAAGCGAAACCTGTGCAGCCCTATTTTCCTGCCCCGAGATTTTTAAGGAGGAGAAAAATATAACGGCAATTAAAAATATAGTTACTATACTACTCAGCGTTTTTAGCATGCAAAATCACTTTATTCCCCTCTAAAGTATATGTTATGTTATTTGGAACACAGATACTTTTTAATGCCGAATCTATATTTTTATTAGTGAACGTTCCTGTGAACAAGGTATTCGTATTTATAGAACTAGAGCTTATTGTAAGATTATATTGACGTTCTAGTTCTGCTAAAACAAAGTTTAATGGAATACTGGTAAAGGTACTTTCGTTGGTGATCCAAGAAGGCTTATCTGTTTTAGGTGCTTCTGTAGGAATAATTTTATCATTCAAAACTAGGAATGAAGTTCCTGCTGGTAATTTCAATGTCTTGTTTTTATAAGTAACGCTAACTAAACCTTCAAAGCAGGTAACTTTAAAATAATTAGGCCTATTAGTAACATTAAATTGAGTTCCTAAGACTTGAATGGTTCCGGAAGAAGTTTCTACTGTGAACTTTTTCCCTTTGGCCACTTTAAAATAGGCTTCTCCATTAAGGGTAAGGTGCCTTTTTTGATCCCAATTTTTTATGTTATAATCCATTTGTGAATCCGCATTTAAAACTACTTCTGAAGCATCTGGCAAAGTAATGAGTTCTGTTTGTGCTAGGGCTGTTTCTACATGCTCATTTGTATTCATAAAGAAATAAGCTCCGGTTATCAATAGCACAATGGCAGCTGCAATACGTGTAAATTTCTTTAAAGGGCTAAGCTTTACAACTTTTCCTTTTGTGGTTTTACGACCTAGTTTACTTTCAGCCAATGCCTTCTCAATATCAAATTCAGGCGTTTCTAGGGTGCTGGAAACAGTAGCAATTTTTTTGTACGAAGCATACTCGTCAGACTTTTTAAAAGCCTCGAGTTCAGCATCCGTTAATTCGTTGTTCAGCCATTTGGCTAAGTAATTTTCTTGCATAATTTATGCTTTATATAGCTATAACACTCTGCAGGGCAAAAACCCTACTATTTTTATTAATATTAATCCACTATTAGAGAAGTTTAGATCCCGTCAATTTTTTCGCGTAATGATTTTAGCGCTAAATGCATTCTTTTTTCAATGGCTTTAACACTTACTCCTTCCAGCTCCGCAATCTCCTTATATTTTTTTCCATCAATTCTATTCAACAAAAAAGTACTGCGTTGGTTTTCTGGTAAATCGGATAAGGCTTGTTCTAATTTTAATTTAAATTCTTTTTCTTCTAGAAGAAATTCAGGAGACTCATGAGTAACTTCTAACGTTTCTTTAGCATGCTTAAAGCGCACTTTTTCGGCTTTAAGGACATTTAAATACAAATTATTAGCAACCGTATATACAAACGACTTCGCTTTTTCTGGAGCTACCTTTTTGCAATTTTCCCAAAGTTTTATAAAAGCTTCTTGTACAACATCATAGGCTTTCTCCTCATTCCCATATTTATAATATATGTAGTTAAAAACCGTTTTAGAATTGGTTTTAAATAATTCATTATAAACTTGTTCCGCACAAACGTTTTGTTTTGGTGTATCCATCAATCAATTATCAAAAAGTATTTTTCAAAGGTATTTTAAAAATAATTAAAAGTTTTGGTAGGGTTTTTTAAACGTGAGTTGTTTTAATGGTATAATAACAGAAAACCAAATCATTATGAAAAAGGTATTTAAAAATTTTGCATTTATAGGCCTATTGATAAGTGCATTATTTATTTCTTCTTGTCAAGAAGAATTTGAAGAGCTTCCAGATTCGGAAGAACAGTCAACAATTACAGCAAGTTCTAGCACTGCTAAGTTAATTACAGATGCGTCTGCTAAAGATGGCTCCTATGATAATATTGTAGATGGCGCTAGTTGTTTAGCGGTACAATTTCCGTATAGCGTTATGGTGAATGGTTTAGAATTAACGATAGATTCTATCGAAGATTTAAAATTAATTGAAACTATTTTTGATCAATTAGAAGATGATAGTGACCTTCTTACTATTGTTTTTCCTATAAAAATTACCTTATCAGATCATACAGAAATTGAAATTTCAAATGCAGCTGCTTTGCAAGAATTAGCAAAAGACTGTATTGAGAATGGCGCTGATGATGATATAGAATGTATTGATTTTGTATATCCATTAACCTTTTTTACTTATGATACGAATAGCCAGCAAACAGGAAGTGTTGCCGTAGAAAGTGATAAAGAGTTGAGGTTTTTCTTCAATGATTTAGGTGATAATGATGTGGTAAGTTTAAATTTCCCTGTTTCCCTAAAACTATATGATGAAACAATAATTACGGTAAATTCTAATGAAGAGTTGGCACTAGCTTTAAGTAATGCTAAAGATTCTTGTGATGAAGATGATGATGATGATTATAATGATGATGATTTTAGTAAGGAAGAATTAGATGCTTATTTAGTAGACTGCGGCTTTTTAGTAAAAGAAGTTAAAAGATATAATCAATATCAAACAGAACAATATTTTTCTTATACCATGAATTTTAAGGCAGATGGTACTGTAAAAGTGTATAGCAGTTTAGGGAATCTTTTTGAAGGTACTTGGAGCACAAGTGCTAATGATGATGGTGTTTTATTGAACTTAGAATTTTATGAGCTTGTAGATTTTTCATTAGAATGGTCTGTATACGAATTGGAAGCGGGGAGAATAAAGCTTTTTGAAAGTGACGGAGATAGAATTATTCTTAAAAAAGATTGTGACGTATCAGAGGGCAATTCAAATGAAGAATTAGAGGTTGTACTAGAACAATGTAAATGGAAGTTTGCTGTTCCTAGTAGTTCAAGTATTGGATTATATACTATTAAGTTTTTAGAAAACGGATCTGTGAAATTTGTAGATGACAACGGGGAATTTTTTGATATAGACACTTACGCCACTTGGGCAATAGTTAATAATTCTATTGTGTTTTACAACGTAAATCAAGAGATAATTGCTGAAAGATGGAAGATTACAGGTAGTTCTAATGCGCAATTAAGTGTTGAAATATATAACCAGGATGAGTTAATCTATGAGAATGTGTTACTAAGAGATTGTGAGGATCTTAATACCGTTTGTGAAGAGGCGTATATTTATGATGTCATCCAATCTTGCCGATGGACAATCACAAATCTTGATGGTACTTTCTTTGATGCGTTAGATATAGATTTCTCTAATGAGAACATCCATGTGTACAATGCCAATGAGGAAGTGGTTGAAGAGGGTAATTGGGAACTGACGGGCTCTGTCCTGAAATTTAATAACCTAACTATGGCTTTAGCTAATTATGAAGGCGAATGGACGGTTGTAGCATGTGCCGATAATTTATTTAAGATACAAAGAGGAGAAGAAATTCTTCTTTTAACCAAAACATGTGACTAAGAATTTAGGTTTCAGATTTGAAAAAGGGCAGCTGTAAAAAAGCTGCCTTTTTTTTGTGCATATATTTTTGCAATCTAACTTCGGACTTCCCATTGTTATTATTAAATTTGCAGCACTTGATAATTAAGGTAATACTATGTTTGATAATTTAAGCGAAAAGTTAGATA
Coding sequences within:
- the argS gene encoding arginine--tRNA ligase; amino-acid sequence: MNIQNVLETKVKEAVSTLFKAELPSVEFQPTRKDFEGDITIVVFPMLRVVKGNPVQIGNDIGAYLVAQVEEIIGFNVIKGFLNLVISDPYYLADFKMIDANSTFGHVAPDAANAVMVEYSSPNTNKPLHLGHIRNNLLGYSVAEILKASGKKVYKTQIINDRGIHICKSMLAWQKFGKGETPESTGLKGDKLVGNYYVAFDKAYKEEVANLIANGTVKEVAEKEAPILVEAQQMLLKWEAGDEDVVALWRTMNQWVYAGFEVTYKNLGVDFDTLYYESDTYLLGKDVVAAGLEKGVFFKKEDGSVWIDLTDEGLDEKIVLRSDGTAVYMTQDIGTAIQRVKDHPDVSGMVYTVGNEQDYHFKVLFLILKKLGFSWSENLFHLSYGMVDLPSGKMKSREGTVVDADDLMQDMTTTAGEISQELGKLEDYSADEKQDLYKMIGLGALKYYILKVDPKKRILFNPEESVDFQGNTGPFIQYTYARIQSILRKADELKLNGFDGLKELHAKEKELIKQLQGYPETIQLAAANYSPALVANYTYDLVKEFNSFYQNVSILGEEDTAKKAFRVQLSKKVSDVIQSSFKLLGIEVPQRM
- a CDS encoding zinc-dependent peptidase, giving the protein MWIPVLVIIVIAAYFLYVLRYAYRIYFTQLDPLTISEKKIILNNFPVYKKLSNKQKQKFEYRLLRFRRDKQFVFHGLTPRQEDMALLLSATATILTLGLKRYKIPAIERLIIYPNQYFSKLNRQNHIGEYNPGLKTIVFSAEHVKQGFDIPNDNKNLGVHEFAHALSFNAVLERNLENRNFRKYMDLLASVYSSTLFQQKFKESTYFRAYSKTNVQEFFAVAVENYVETPLEFRQEFPEIYLILRKMLNFDFQKPFEV
- a CDS encoding carboxypeptidase-like regulatory domain-containing protein, coding for MLKTLSSIVTIFLIAVIFFSSLKISGQENRAAQVSLRTYLNQIEKTFSVKFSFADNTINTFSITPQEFNELEAAIHYIETKIPLDLKKIDTRYYTISKKVISVCAKVLDNFEQNTLYHATIKVLEQGITTITDNTGVFYLNNIPKGSILEIRHVGFKPTFIKAEELEHDGPCQIIALAQNIQQLDEVIIYKFLTTGLEKQDDASLLLNTDDFGILPGLIEPDILQTVQALPGIKSIDETVSDINVRGGTNDQNLILWEGIKMYQSGHFFGLISAFNPYLTDKVTLIKNGSSAAFGDGVSSILDMRTKNTITGELYGGAGINLLSGDVYGQIPFKENLAFQFSGRRSITDLLNTPTYNQFYERAFQDTEIKGNEPEQENIARSEDFYFYDFTGKLLYDISQKHKARISFIAINNLLEYTALNTNTTENTKSKLMQTNISIGGYLESTWNSNFSTKINTYYTSYHLDSENFTSENGQQLLQNNEVLETAIQLTSNYHFSEQLAWKNGYEFKEVGIINFTNVTQPPFKSNIKGVIRTHALFSELTYASENKKLWARAGVRANYAENLATFKKLILEPRVNINYKLIRNLKVELQGEFKNQTTNQVIDLKQNFLGIEKRRWVLSNEEDLPITRSKQVSLGVNYDKNKIYIGLEGFYKYVDGISTTTQGFQNEDQFNGEIGTYAARGVEFLINQKTRDLSNWLTYTYNKNDYSFDLLNPTTFPNNLDIRHTITFASTYSYEHLKLGLGLNYRTGRPYTKPQENGNAINTLVFPNTINYEDSNNSRLPEYLRVDASAIYDFKISQNIKASVGASLLNILDHKNILNRYYRLNDQDEIETVESVSLGITPNFSFRMFF
- a CDS encoding FecR family protein, which translates into the protein MQENYLAKWLNNELTDAELEAFKKSDEYASYKKIATVSSTLETPEFDIEKALAESKLGRKTTKGKVVKLSPLKKFTRIAAAIVLLITGAYFFMNTNEHVETALAQTELITLPDASEVVLNADSQMDYNIKNWDQKRHLTLNGEAYFKVAKGKKFTVETSSGTIQVLGTQFNVTNRPNYFKVTCFEGLVSVTYKNKTLKLPAGTSFLVLNDKIIPTEAPKTDKPSWITNESTFTSIPLNFVLAELERQYNLTISSSSINTNTLFTGTFTNKNIDSALKSICVPNNITYTLEGNKVILHAKNAE
- a CDS encoding RNA polymerase sigma factor, encoding MDTPKQNVCAEQVYNELFKTNSKTVFNYIYYKYGNEEKAYDVVQEAFIKLWENCKKVAPEKAKSFVYTVANNLYLNVLKAEKVRFKHAKETLEVTHESPEFLLEEKEFKLKLEQALSDLPENQRSTFLLNRIDGKKYKEIAELEGVSVKAIEKRMHLALKSLREKIDGI